In Notolabrus celidotus isolate fNotCel1 chromosome 10, fNotCel1.pri, whole genome shotgun sequence, one DNA window encodes the following:
- the tfpia gene encoding tissue factor pathway inhibitor a, whose protein sequence is MALSNKWWILCAVSLSCVASFGSCRTHVEDGAPAELHIFNELCAMKDEPGPCKAIKERFFFNVDTGHCELFEYGGCGGNANNFETLEACEESCVVSDDKNPCHLPEAPGPCRGLATRYLFDTKTQMCKTFFYGGCFGNANNFRSMAECQAKCQNPVKTTKAPEVQSHSARRAFEVQPTIVAGEMLASEPQVQLSDAKQEIQVEMLANEPQVQMNGTKQEIKDLKPTDPCSRPLERGNCDSPEKRFGYNPDTRRCHMFRYSGCGGNENNFRSRRECSVKCARRRKTHGRKMIRIRKKNLDIIQRSV, encoded by the exons ATGGAGCACCAGCCGAGCTCCATATCTTCAACGAACTGTGCGCCATGAAGGATGAGCCGGGGCCCTGCAAGGCCATCAAGGAAAGGTTCTTCTTTAATGTTGACACAGGGCACTGCGAGCTGTTTGAATATGGAGGCTGTGGAGGAAACGCCAACAATTTTGAAACCCTGGAAGCTTGTGAGGAGTCGTGTGTTGTCTCAG ATGACAAGAATCCATGTCACCTACCCGAAGCTCCTGGTCCCTGTCGAGGGCTGGCGACACGCTACCTCTTTGACACAAAGACTCAGATGTGCAAAACCTTCTTTTATGGTGGCTGCTTTGGGAATGCAAACAACTTCCGCAGCATGGCGGAATGTCAGGCAAAGTGCCAGAACCCGG tAAAAACCACCAAGGCCCCAGAAGTCCAATCACACTCCGCCCGAAGAGCCTTTGAGGTGCAGCCAACCATAGTAGCTG GGGAGATGCTTGCAAGTGAACCTCAGGTCCAATTGAGTGACGCCAAACAAGAGATACAAG TGGAGATGCTTGCAAATGAACCTCAGGTGCAAATGAATGGCACAAAACAAGAGATAAAAG ACTTAAAGCCCACAGATCCATGCTCCAGGCCTTTGGAGAGAGGAAACTGTGACAGTCCAGAGAAGAGGTTTGGATACAACCCTGATACCAGGCGGTGTCACATGTTTCGCTACAGCGGCTGTGGTGGGAACGAGAACAACTTCAGGAGTCGGAGAGAATGCAGTGTCAAGTGTGCTCGACGCAGAAAGA CTCATGGGAGGAAGATGATCAGGATAAGGAAGAAGAACCTGGACATTATTCAACGCTCAGTCTGA